From Amphiprion ocellaris isolate individual 3 ecotype Okinawa chromosome 10, ASM2253959v1, whole genome shotgun sequence, one genomic window encodes:
- the dnajc5b gene encoding dnaJ homolog subfamily C member 5: MSEGRQRTLSTSGESLYQILGLQKGCSHDDIKKSYRKLALRFHPDKNPDNPEAAEKFKELNGAHAVLSDLTKRNIYDSYGSLGLYVAQQFGEDNVNTYFMLSTWWAKGLFVVCGVLTGCYCCCCLCCCCNCCCGKLKPQPTGEGAEPEYISPDDLEEELRNDNDVEAPIVQQPTNASEKTQLIGDGHRRYGDSYT; this comes from the exons ATGTCTGAGGGGAGGCAGCGAACTTTGTCCACCTCTGGAGAGTCTCTATACCAGATCCTGGGTCTGCAGAAAGGCTGCAGCCATGACGACATCAAGAAGTCGTACAG GAAGCTGGCGCTGCGGTTCCACCCCGATAAGAACCCCGACAACCCCGAGGCGGCGGAGAAGTTCAAGGAGCTGAACGGGGCCCATGCCGTCCTGTCCGACCTCACCAAGAGGAACATCTACGACTCGTACGGGTCACTGGGGCTCTACGTGGCGCAGCAGTTCGGCGAGGACAACGTCAACACCTATTTCATGTTGTCCACCTGGTGGGCCAAG GGTTTGTTCGTGGTCTGTGGTGTTCTGACCGGATGctattgctgctgctgcctctgctgctgctgcaactgcTGCTGCGGGAAGCTGAAGCCGCAGCCCACAGGTGAGGGGGCGGAGCCAGAGTACATATCCCCCGATGACCTGGAGGAGGAGCTTCGCAATGACAACG ATGTCGAAGCTCCGATCGTCCAGCAGCCGACAAACGCCAGcgagaaaacacagctgatcGGTGACGGACACCGTCGGTACGGAGACTCCTACACATGA
- the LOC111562491 gene encoding UPF0415 protein C7orf25 homolog encodes MSLQEALQQRISSAQALLQRAEQLCPGVEGHLKLCGKLRAELRFLRRVESGELQVKESHLHSTNLTHLTAIVDSAHSLEDVVALLHVFTYQDSSGRRRTLVVDVVANGGHTWVKAVGRKAEALHNIWQGRGQYGDKSIIRQAELFLTASRQQPVHYRHPHVVFAFYNGVSCPMADRLRDMGVSIRGDIVAVNTVVTEEEDEEEEEEEEEPAEDSSDEEAVAGLTQVDRGTVVASLAFPSNVQMEECRRANLDITTLITYVSSLSHGRCHLAFREPVLTEQAAQERQQQVLPQLDAFMAGKELFACRAAVNDFRLILDTLGGPGEKERAQKLLARLHVVDDRPSERTLRLTPSAKVNHRSLMIFGTGDSLRAVTMTANSRFVRAAANQGVRYSVFIHQPRALTEGKEWRATPV; translated from the coding sequence ATGTCCCTGCAGGAGGCACTGCAGCAGAGGATAAGCTCCGCCCAGGCGCTGCTGCAGCGGGCGGAGCAGCTGTGTCCAGGTGTGGAGGGTCACCTGAAGCTGTGCGGGAAGCTGCGCGCTGAGCTGCGTTTCCTGAGGCGGGTGGAGTCGGGCGAGCTGCAGGTCAAAGAGTCTCACCTGCACAGCACCAACCTGACACACCTGACCGCCATCGTGGACTCTGCCCACAGCCTGGAGGACGTGGTGGCGCTGCTGCACGTCTTTACCTACCAGGACTCCTCCGGCCGGCGCCGCACGCTGGTGGTGGACGTGGTGGCGAACGGCGGGCACACCTGGGTGAAGGCGGTGGGCAGGAAGGCCGAGGCGCTGCACAACATCTGGCAGGGGCGGGGCCAATACGGGGACAAGAGCATCATCCGGCAGGCGGAGCTCTTCCTGACAGCCAGCCGCCAGCAGCCCGTCCACTACCGCCACCCGCACGTCGTCTTCGCCTTCTACAACGGCGTGTCATGCCCCATGGCCGACCGCCTGCGGGACATGGGCGTGTCCATCCGCGGGGACATCGTGGCCGTCAACACCGTggtgacggaggaggaggatgaggaggaggaagaggaagaggaggaaccaGCTGAGGACAGCAGTGATGAAGAGGCGGTGGCGGGGCTGACCCAGGTGGACCGCGGCACCGTGGTGGCCAGTCTGGCGTTCCCGTCCAACGTGCAGATGGAGGAGTGTCGGCGGGCCAACCTCGACATCACCACCCTCATCACCTACGTGTCATCGCTGAGTCATGGCCGCTGCCACCTGGCCTTCAGGGAGCCGGTGCTGACCGAACAGGCAGCTCAGGAGCGCCAGCAGCAGGTGCTGCCGCAGCTGGACGCCTTCATGGCGGGAAAGGAGCTGTTTGCCTGCCGCGCCGCCGTGAACGACTTCCGGCTTATCCTGGACACCCTGGGTGGGCCGGGCGAGAAGGAGCGTGCTCAGAAGCTGCTAGCCCGCCTCCACGTGGTGGATGATCGGCCGTCGGAGCGCACGCTGCGCCTCACGCCCAGTGCCAAGGTCAACCACCGCTCACTCATGATCTTCGGCACTGGAGACTCCCTGAGAGCCGTTACCATGACGGCCAACAGCCGCTTCGTCAGGGCGGCGGCCAATCAGGGTGTCCGCTACAGCGTGTTCATCCACCAGCCAAGAGCACTGACAGAGGGCAAAGAGTGGAGGGCCACGCCTGTCTGA